A single genomic interval of Apis cerana isolate GH-2021 linkage group LG2, AcerK_1.0, whole genome shotgun sequence harbors:
- the LOC107992501 gene encoding RING finger protein 11, with protein sequence MGNCLKRAGSGQQDNTTLLSNNPDPPTLTSGSLQEGLGPPIPNNEAVTFSYAPVFTRELHLQQIGIGVNLGPGSEEEQQVRIAKRIGLIQHLPMREYDGTKKGECVICMMELQVGEEVRYLPCMHTYHAVCIDDWLLRSLTCPSCMEPVDAALISSYHPTT encoded by the exons ATGGGAAATTGTTTGAAACGCGCTGGAAGCGGTCAACAGGACAATACCACTTTGCTGAGTAACAATCCTGATCCTCCTACATTGACTAGCGGTTCTTTACAAGAAGGCCTTGGACCTCCGATAcctaataat GAGGCTGTAACCTTTTCTTATGCACCAGTTTTTACAAGGGAACTTCATCTTCAACAAATTGGCATTGGTGTTAATCTAGGACCAGGTAGTGAAGAAGAACAACAAGTTAGAATAGCAAAACGCATAGGACTTATTCAACATTTGCCTATGAGAGAATATGATGGAACTAAAAAAGGAGAATGCGTGATATGTATGATGGAGCTTCAAGTGGGAGAGGAAGTGCGTTATTTACCCTGTATGCATACTTATCATGCAGTATGTATCGACGATTGGTTGCTGCGTTCCTTGACTTGTCCATCGTGCATGGAGCCTGTAGATGCAGCATTGATTAGTTCATATCATCCGACCACTTAA